The genomic region TTTTCCCAAACAGCGCGCGAAATACCGAGGTTAAAGCTTCGTGGATGGAATTGCCCAACATGCTTTTTATTGCCACGGATACCGCCCGTTGTAAATGGGCTCGTCATGGAATAGGAAATTGCTTTCTGGATGGCTGTAAAGGATTTATGAGCCGCATCAGGACCACCAAAAGCATCCCAATGATCGCGTTCTAAGCCGATCATTACGTTCTTAAAGTAATCTGTCGGAACGATAATATCTGAGTCGAACACAATGAAAAAATCACCTTTGGCGCGCTCGAATCCATAGTTTCTAGCGAAGCCCTGCCCTTCATTTTCTTTATAGAAATAATGTACGTCGAGCGAATCCTTAAATTTTGCTACAATATCCTCCGAGGGTCTTGAGGAGCCATCTTCGACGATGATTACTTCAAAACTTTTATATTCCTGCTCGGTCAAAGACGTTAATAATTCTTTGATCTCAACAGGTCGATTGTAAAGAGGAATTATAATCGAAAAGAACATGTTAGATGACTTGGTCGATATGGTATTTATTTCTGTCTGAACCGTTTCTTGCGACTAATTCTGCGACAAATCCGGTCAAGAAGAGCTGCGTTCCTAAAATAATCGCGACTAAGGACAGGAAGAACATCGGTTGGTCGGTTACATTTCTGTATGGCGTACCATTGGCGATGCTCATCAATTTATCAGCGATCAGATAAATAGTGATAAAAAATCCAAGTAAGAAGCTGATCACACCTAATGGTCCGAAGAAGTGCATTGGGCGTTTGGCAAACTTACCGACAAAGAAAATAGACATCAAGTCGAGGAAGCCTTTGACAAAGCGTCCGGGACCGAACTTGGTCGTTCCGTATTTTCTCGGGAAGTGCTGTACAACTTGCTCCTGAATTTTGCTAAATCCCGCCCATTTTGCGAGAACAGGAATATATCTGTGCATTTCGCCATACACTTCGATACTCTTTACCACGTCTTTCTTATAGGCTTTTAAACCACAATTGAAGTCGTGCAAGTTATCGATGCCTGACATGCTACGTGTTACCGAGTTGAATAACTTAGTAGGAATTGTTTTAGTTAATGGGTCGTAACGTTTTTTCTTCCATCCCGACACTAAATCAGCATCTTGATTCATGATGCGATCGTAAAGTTCAGGAATTTCATCAGGACTATCTTGCAGATCGGCATCCATCGTAATGACCACATTGCCTTCGGCTGCCGTAAAGCCTACATTCAATGCTGCCGACTTCCCATAGTTTCTACGGAAGCGGATACCTGTAACATGTTCATTTTCTGCCTTCAGCGATTTAATCACTTGCCAAGAACGGTCCTTACTCCCATCATCAACCATGATGATCTCATAAGAGAAGTTGTTCTCGTCCATCACCCGCTTAATCCAGGCAACCAATTCAGGAAGCGATTCTTCCTCGTTATATAGTGGTATAACTACTGATATATCCATAATAATAAAAAGCAAAGGTATCATTTTCCAATGATACCTTTAGCATATAAACGGTTACGTTTAATTAAGAATTTTGATTTTGCCAAGGATGCGCATCGTCCGATGGCGCAGGGCTTTGGAAAATTGGTCTTTCACGTTTGAAAATTGCCGCGAAGATTAGCGATAGTACGAAGTACATTAGAATAGAAACTGCTAAACCTTTCAGGATTTGGCCAATTGACATCTCCGCTAACGCATTTCTTTGTTGCTCCAACATTTCAATCGTAGTGTCGATATTCTCATCGTTGGCACCGGTAGCTTCCATCGTTTCGATGGTCATGTTAATCGTGTTATCGATTGCTTCTTGCTGTAAGGTCGGGTTAACCATGTTCCAAACACTTACCCCCAATGTGCCAATTACCGCAGTAATGGCCATCATGATAAAGATGTTTTTTAAGGCCGTGGAGAAGTCCCAGTATCCTCCTGCAGCTTTTCTTAATGCGATGACAAAGAAGACCGCAACGATCAGGAAAACCACATAATTCACAAAACCTGCTGCCGCAGAAGAGGTAAATAAAGAGGTTGCCGATACGGTGATGTATAAAGAAATGATGGATAGGATAAATGAAATTACGCCAAGGACAACGCCCTGAATAATTGCTTTTTTCCTTACATCTGTCGTGTTTTCAATGGTTTGATTCATCATTATTTATTAAAGTTTATAATTAGTTGGTATAGTGCCGTATTTAAAGACTTGTTAGCTGCATGAGCCTCAAACTCTTTCAATTGCTCCGCTGAAGGATTTTGGTCTATAAAGAAACCAATAATTGGATAGAACAGTTCAAATAATTCTTCATCTTCCGAAATGGTCTTAGTTACTTCCGCTGCTGCTTCAAAGTCACTATCGATTAAGATCTGATTTGCAATAAGATCCTCATAGATGCGATACTCATCTTGAAACTCATCTTCTTCTACTAACAAAAATTCTTTAAGGAAGTCTTCCAATGAAGGTTCGATATCCTCATCGTCACACTCGCGAAGATATAACAAGATATTTAACATCTCTGATCCTCTATCGATTGTCTCCTCTTCAATAGCTTCCCATTCTTCCGAATCTAAGTAATCTTCTTCTAATTTCTCCACATCGACAGCAAAGAAATTAATCATCAACAAATCGAATGCATATTCGCGAAGCTCTTCAAAACGTTGCTCATCATCGAAAACCGCATCCATCTTAGCTACTTTGTCCATGAAGGCTGCATCTGACTCGAATACGTCAAGTAATGCTGCTAGCACCTGGTTTGCTTCTAATCCTTCGCTCTTTGCGTATGAATTGATACTGGCTTCTAATGCCTTTTTTACTTTCTTGTCCATATTAATCATTGATTAAGGTTTGATTATTATTGATTACTGCAAGTACTTTTCCTGTTAGCTCCTGTCCGAATAACGGGCTGTTTGCAGATTTCGACTTATTCGTTTTGGCGTCAAACGTCCATTTTTTGTTTGTGCTGAATAACACTAAGTTAGCTTCTGCCCCTTCTTCGATCTTCGGTTGCTCTAGATTTAAGATAACACGCGGGCCGACAGAAAGTTTCTCTACAATGGCTTCGGCATTCAATCCGGCTTTAACCAACATCGGTAAAACGGTTTGCGACGCAATAATACCATCGTATGCGATCTGGAATTCGACGTTCTTGAATTCGATTTCGTGTGGGGTATGTTGAGAAACAATCGCATCGATTGTTCCGTCTTTTAAACCTTTTAATAAAGCCTTTACGTCTTTTTTAGTACGTAGCGGCGGGCTTACTTTATAATTGCTGTCGAAGCCTTTCACTTCTTCATCTGTAAACACTAAACTATGCGCTGCCACATCACAGCTTACTTTTAACCCTTTTGCTTTCGCTTTTTTGATCAAATCAACGGATTCTTCCGTAGAGATGGTGCTGAAGTGGATTGGTGCTTCATTATATTCGGCTAAGAACAAATCGCGAGAGACCATAATAGACTCTGCTAAATTCGGGATACCTTTCATGCCGAGATAAGTACTCACATCGCCCTCATTCATTTGGTTTCCACCAGCGATTGAATCATCTTCCGGATGCGACATGATCAATGCATTAATCCCTTTAGCATACAATAACGCGCGCCCCATTAGGCCTGCCTGTTGTACGCTGTGGTTTCCGTCCGAGAATGCTACGGCTCCCGTTTGCTGCATATCGTAAAGCTCCGCTAGATCCTTCCCTTCTCTCTTCTTACTGATTGCTCCTACAGGATAGACATCAACGATATTGCCTTTCGCAGCATTGACGATCAGCGCTACTTCCGAGCGACTATGAACTGGCGGATTGGTATTCGGATGTACTGCAACAGCGGTAAAACCGCCCGCAGCAGCGGCTGCAGTTCCCGTTTGTATA from Sphingobacterium sp. BN32 harbors:
- a CDS encoding DUF4199 domain-containing protein, with product MMNQTIENTTDVRKKAIIQGVVLGVISFILSIISLYITVSATSLFTSSAAAGFVNYVVFLIVAVFFVIALRKAAGGYWDFSTALKNIFIMMAITAVIGTLGVSVWNMVNPTLQQEAIDNTINMTIETMEATGANDENIDTTIEMLEQQRNALAEMSIGQILKGLAVSILMYFVLSLIFAAIFKRERPIFQSPAPSDDAHPWQNQNS
- a CDS encoding glycosyltransferase family 2 protein, with protein sequence MDISVVIPLYNEEESLPELVAWIKRVMDENNFSYEIIMVDDGSKDRSWQVIKSLKAENEHVTGIRFRRNYGKSAALNVGFTAAEGNVVITMDADLQDSPDEIPELYDRIMNQDADLVSGWKKKRYDPLTKTIPTKLFNSVTRSMSGIDNLHDFNCGLKAYKKDVVKSIEVYGEMHRYIPVLAKWAGFSKIQEQVVQHFPRKYGTTKFGPGRFVKGFLDLMSIFFVGKFAKRPMHFFGPLGVISFLLGFFITIYLIADKLMSIANGTPYRNVTDQPMFFLSLVAIILGTQLFLTGFVAELVARNGSDRNKYHIDQVI
- a CDS encoding dihydroorotase family protein, with amino-acid sequence MATILITSATLVSASHPLHLTSVDVLVKNGKIEKIAKNIKTDDKKLQVIDAKDSFLAVGFFDLNVNFGEPGYETKEDIQTGTAAAAAGGFTAVAVHPNTNPPVHSRSEVALIVNAAKGNIVDVYPVGAISKKREGKDLAELYDMQQTGAVAFSDGNHSVQQAGLMGRALLYAKGINALIMSHPEDDSIAGGNQMNEGDVSTYLGMKGIPNLAESIMVSRDLFLAEYNEAPIHFSTISTEESVDLIKKAKAKGLKVSCDVAAHSLVFTDEEVKGFDSNYKVSPPLRTKKDVKALLKGLKDGTIDAIVSQHTPHEIEFKNVEFQIAYDGIIASQTVLPMLVKAGLNAEAIVEKLSVGPRVILNLEQPKIEEGAEANLVLFSTNKKWTFDAKTNKSKSANSPLFGQELTGKVLAVINNNQTLIND